Below is a window of Anas platyrhynchos isolate ZD024472 breed Pekin duck chromosome 13, IASCAAS_PekinDuck_T2T, whole genome shotgun sequence DNA.
GGTTATGGCCACTGCCCAGCACCCCAGGGACCCACCCTGGGTGCTTCTAGCgggtccctcctgctccccatcacCCCGAGGACCCATCCTGGGTGCCCCCATGGCCCCCTCGCCCTGCTCCCAGGGCTCTGTGAGCAGCCAGAGGAGCGGatccagccccaggctgccaagcATGGGGAGGCAGATGggtgcctggggctggtggTTCTCCCCCTCGGGGGTCTGCAGTTACTGGGGTCCCCGGGACGGGACCCGTCCCCCCGCCACCCTCCTGTGCCCCGCAGCTCCGGAGGTGGTGGGGCGGCAGCGGTACGGGCGGCCGGTGGACTGCTGGGCGATCGGCGTCATCATGTACATCCTGTGAGTGCGGGCTGGgcacggggggcacggggacggggggcacggggtgggcaggggggggggcgctgagcACTCGCACACCGCCCCGCGCAGCCTCTCGGGGAACCCCCCCTTCTACGAGGAGGCGGACGAGGATGACTACGAGAACCACGACAAGAACCTCTTCCGCAAAATCCTGGCCGGGGACTACGAGTTCGACCCGCCCTACTGGGACGATATCTCGCAGGCGGGTgagccctggtgctgggggggggggggacacgaggggAGCAGGGGGTCCCCTGGCGCTGAcaccccccctgcccccagccaaGGAGCTGGTGACGCGGCTGATGGAGGTAGAGCAGGACCAGCGGATCACGGCAGAGGAGGCCATCTCCCACGAGTGGTGAGGGGCGGCAGGGCGATGGGGGGGGGCCACACACACAATATGGGGGCGGTGGGGGCCTCTCACCCCGCCGCACCCCCCCGCAGGATCTCCGGCAACGCCGCCTCCGACAAGAACATCAAGGACGGCGTCTGCGCCCAGATCGAGAAGAACTTTGCCAGGGCCAAGTGGAAggtgggcggggggggggtgccggggccaaacccagcctcctcctccccttggtgttttggggagggggggggaggctccTGACGCCCTCTCCCCCCCCTGCAGAAAGCCGTGCGGGTGACCACGCTCATGAAGCGCCTGCGGGCACCCGAGCAGACGGAGCCAGCCGCCAgcaccgccaccaccaccaccaccacggaGAGcgcggcccccccagcccccaccaCGCCAcccaccaccgccaccacccCAGCCCCCACCACGTGTAACGGGGACAGCGAcgccaccaccgccaccaccactgccaccaccgccgccaCCGAGGCCCCCAAGGAGCCGAGCGGCTGAGCACCCCCTGTACAGAGCCCGGCATGGCCCCCGCGCCCCCAGCCTGCGCCCCACTTTTCTACGTGCCCCAGCAGAGCGGGGCAGCGCCCTGCatggcccccccaccccgtgtccccccccccccgtgtccccctttCCACCGCTCTCCccgtgtgtgtccccccccccgggggctccccggcTGCATGCGCCGGGCCCCGGTGGGACGGGGaccgggag
It encodes the following:
- the CAMKV gene encoding caM kinase-like vesicle-associated protein, translating into MPFGCVTLGDKKDYNQPSEVTDRYDLGQVIKTEEFCEIFRAKEKTSGKLYTCKKFLKRDGRKVRKAAKNEIIILKMVKHPNILQLVDVYITRKEYFIFLELATGREVFDWILDQGYYSEKDTSNVIRQVLEAVAYLHSLKIVHRNLKLENLVYYNRLKNSKIVISDFHLAKLENGLIKEPCGTPEYLAPEVVGRQRYGRPVDCWAIGVIMYILLSGNPPFYEEADEDDYENHDKNLFRKILAGDYEFDPPYWDDISQAAKELVTRLMEVEQDQRITAEEAISHEWISGNAASDKNIKDGVCAQIEKNFARAKWKKAVRVTTLMKRLRAPEQTEPAASTATTTTTTESAAPPAPTTPPTTATTPAPTTCNGDSDATTATTTATTAATEAPKEPSG